The following is a genomic window from Canis lupus familiaris isolate Mischka breed German Shepherd chromosome 10, alternate assembly UU_Cfam_GSD_1.0, whole genome shotgun sequence.
ACTGGCCAGGCCTCATGGCACGTGCTGTCTCCCCCCTACCCTGACCCTCTCCCATTGTCCCAGACCCATTCTTGGTCCTTGTGTCCCATGTCCCACTCTAAATGAATGCCTCTTTCTCCCAGACGGAGTGTTTCAACTTCATCCGCTTCCTGCAGCCCTACAACACTTCCCACCTGTATGTCTGCGGCACCTACGCCTTCCAGCCCAAGTGCACCTACATCGTGagttctttcttctcccctccatccccctcttTACCTTTCTCTGGACCCCCCAGCATTCTGCATCTTATCCTTATTGTCTCTTCCCTGCCCCTAGGACATGCTCACCTTCACTTTGGAGCGTGGAGAGTTTGAGGATGGGAAGGGAAAATGTCCCTATGACCCAGCTAAgggccacactggcctccttgtgGGTGAGTGGCTGTCCCCACTGCAGACTGGGGCATTCCCCAAAACTCGTTTGGGTCTGCGTGGCTTGAATGTGTCTTCATGTCTCTTCTGGCCTGCCTGACCCTCTGTCTCCCATAGACGGTGAGCTGTATTCGGCCACGCTCAACAACTTCCTAGGTACAGAGCCCGTTATCCTGCGTAACATGGGGCCTCACCACTCCATGAAGACGGAATACCTGGCCTTCTGGCTCAACGGTGAGCCCCAAGGAGCTGgcgtggagagagggagagccatGGGTGGGGGGCCCTGCAAGGGCCCCAGGACCACTCACtaaccctcctccccttcctgtaGAACCGCATTTTGTTGGCTCTGCCTACATACCGGAGAGTGTGGGCAGCTTCACGGGGGACGATGACAAGGTCTACTTCTTCTTCAGCGAGCGAGCGGTGGAATATGACTGCTACGCCGAACAGGTGGTGGCTCGGGTAGCCCGGGTCTGCAAGGTACGGAGTCCTGCAGTGGTGAGCCCTGGGAGCCCTGCTGGCTTGGCAGGACTGACCAACAGTGCCCCCTTGCCATCTGCCAGGGAGACATGGGGGGTGCACGGACCCTGCAGAGGAAGTGGACCACGTTCCTGAAGGCGAGGCTGGTGTGCTCTGCCCCCGACTGGCAGCTCTACTTCAACCAACTGCAGGCACTGCACACGCTGCAGGAGGCCTCTTGGCACAACACCACCTTCTTCGGGGTTTTTCGGGCCCGGTGGTGAGTTGGCCAGGAATccttggggggttggggaggaggaggtttTCGGGTCAGGGATGGTCAATCGGTGCAGGCCTCTGGGTAAAGTCCAAGTAGTCAGTTGACTGGAAGCCAGGGAGgatgttgggcatctgcctcttTGCAGAGCACCCTCCTGCCACGGCAGGTGGGGAGAAAGCTGCGCagtgcccccaccaccccccaagtGGTATGTTAGAGCAGACCTTCCATTGCACACGCCCATGACTGCTTTATGTGGGCCCTGCCTTCCCTGTACATGCCATGGACTGGGGTAAAGGAGGCACCATGTGTGACACTAGGGCTCCCTCCTTTGCTGTGACAGGGGCGATGTGGACATGTCAGCAGTCTGCGAGTACCAGCTGGAAGAGATCCAGAGGGTATTCGAGGGTCCCTACAAGGAGTACCGTGAGCAAGCCCAGAAGTGGGGCCGCTATACCGACCCTGTACCCAGCCCGCGGCCAGGCTCGGTGAGTCCTCCAGAGCAGGGATGGGCTCTGGCCTCAGCTGCAGTACCCACCCGCACATGCTGACCACTGTCCCCCCTttacccccctccccgccccacccccagtgCATCAACAACTGGCACCGGCGCCATGGCTACACCAGCTCTCTGGAGCTGCCTGATAACACCCTCAACTTCATCAAGAAGCACCCACTGATGGAGGAGCAGGTAGGGCCTCGCTGGAACCGGCCTCTGCTTGTGAAGAAGGACACCAACTTCACTCACCTGGTGGCTGACCGGGTTACGGGGCTTGATGGAGCCACCTATACGGTGCTGTTCATTGGCACAGGTAGGCACTTGGGGATGTGGGCATGGCTGCTCGAAGCTGGGTGTCTGGGGTAGGGAGATCTGGAGCGGCCCCTGGGGCCCTGTGCCCTCTCATTTACACCTgtcttcccccaacccccacaggAGGCGGCTGGCTACTCAAGGctgtgagcctggggtcctgggtgcaCCTGATTGAGGAGCTGCAGGTGTTTGACCAGGAGCCTGTGGAAAGCTTGGTTCTATCCCGGAGCAAGGTAGTAATCAGCACCCCACTCTGTCCCTCCGCCTTCCCTTGTCTTTTGCTTGGCCATtgccggggtggggaggggcactgGAACACACCTCGCTTAGCTTGGGGCGGGTTCCAGGAAACAAGAGTGCTAACGGAATCTGCGCTCCGCGGGCGTTATATATAGCCAGGTCCCCACGGGGCTGTGTTCCCAGAATTGGGCCTTGGCAGCTGCTCCCCATGCTTCCTTCAGACCCCTTGAGGTTGTGCTGTGTCTCTGCTACGTACAGCCTCTTCTCTGGTGGGGCCACTGCTGAGTGGGCCTCTGGGGCTGTTTGTTCAGGACGCCCTATGACACTGGCTTTCCTACTGGCCCCCGTTGCTGCCCGGTCCCAGCCCTCCAGTCCCTTGACTGTTCGTCTGAAGCACTGCTTCGGCTTGCATCCTACCAATCCTTCTGGTCTGCTTTGTGACTCCCCTGAACTCTCATGTGTTCTGCCTTGACCAACTATTGTGGCTCAGATTGTTCTCCAGAACATGGAATAGTGGCAGAAAGAAGGTCTATGGTTGAAGAAACAAATGGATTGGCAGTCACCATTCAAACAGAGGAAAACACCTTATATTATGCTCGTGCTATTGTGAGGGCAAATGGGCCTAGCGGAAAACACACTTCCTGCACTATTTATACCGtactggagtgtgtgtgtgtgtgtgtgtgtgtgtgtgtgtgtgattatatTCCTCAGCCTCACAGTTCCACTCTTCTTATCTAAGAAGGTCACATCTCTAAGGTGCTTAGGATTGTGTCTGGCTTCTAGTAAGCCCTCTGTGTGTTCTTCGGTCCTTCGATTCCCCCCTCAGACTTGAACACGGCCCTCTTCCTCCGTGGGCACCTTTGCTCTTGCACTCCCATGCAGCAGTCTGAGCTGGCCCTGGGCCGTGTCCCAGCCTGGCTGACCCCCCCTGTGTCCTGCTTCCCTTGCAGAAGCTGCTCTTTGCAGGCTCCCGCTCTCAGCTGGTTCAGCTGCCCCTGGCCGACTGCGTGAAGTACCGCTCCTGTGCTGACTGTGTCCTCGCTCGGGACCCCTACTGTGCCTGGAGTGTCAACGCCAGCCGCTGTATAGCCGTGGGTGGCCACTCTGGGTGAGTGGGGCTTTGCACGTGCTGAGaccaggggtgaggggcaggctGGTGGGAGCCACGATGCCCATGGACCCTGCTTCCCCAAACAGGTCCTTGCTGATCCAGCACGTGGCAGTCTCAGACACGTCAGGCATTTGTAATCTCCGTGGCAATAAAAAAGGTGAGctgccttttttctccctctttgggTAGGATGGGCCCTGGGCATGAGCTAGAACGTCTGCTGCTCCCTGTGGCCCTGGGTTTCCTGTGCTAACTCTGCTCTCTTCCCTCTCTACTGCTGCAGTCAGGCTCATACCCAAAAACATCACCGTGGTGGCAGGCACAGACCTGGTGCTGCCCTGCCGCCTCTCCTCCAACTTGGCTCATGCCCGCTGGACCTTTGGGGGCCGAGACCTGCCTGCAGAACAGCCCGGCTCCTTCCTCTATGACCCCCGCCTGCAGGCCCTGGTCGTGATGGCTGCCCAGCCCCGCCATGCCGGGGCCTATCACTGCTTTTCGGAGGAGCAGGGGGCGAGGCTGGCCGCTGAAGGCTACCTGGTGGCTGTGGTGGCAGGCCCGTCGGTGACCCTGGAGGCTCGAGCGCCCTTGGAAAACCTGGGGCTGGTGTGGCTGGCCGTGGTGGCCCTGGGAGCCGTGTGCCTGGTCCTGCTGCTGCTTGTTTTGTCACTGCGCCGGCGGCTGCGGGAGGAGCTGGAGAAAGGCGCCAAGGCGGCAGAGAGGACCCTGGTGTACCCGCTGGAGCTGCCCAAGGAGCCCACCAGTCCCCCCTTCAGGCCCGGCCCGGAGACCGATGAGAAACTCTGGGACCCCGTGGGCTACTACTACTCGGACGGCTCCCTCAAGATCGTGCCCGGACACGCACGCTGCCAGCCCGGGGGCGCgcccccctctccacctcccGGCATCCCCGGCCAGCCCCTGCCTTCGCCCACCCGGCTTCACCTGGGGGGTGGGCGGAACTCAAACGCCAACGGCTACGTGCGCTTACAGCTGGGCGGGGAGGACCGCGGGGGGCTCGGGCACCCTCTGCCGGAGCTGGCCGACGAACTGAGGCGCAAGCTGCAGCAGCGCCAGCCGCTGCCAGACTCCAATCCTGAGGAGTCCTCAGTATGAGGGGCCCCCACCTCCTCGCAGGGGCAGCGCGGGAGGCGCGGCCTCTCCTTTTGCACAGGCACCAGCTACCTCAGGGACATGGCGCGGGCACCGGGCTCGGCCTGGGACGGACCCTGCCCAGCACCTGCCCGGCCATGGGGACCTGCTCTGCTCAGCACGGGCACTGCCACTTGGTGTGGCTCACCAGGGCACCGGCCTCACGGGAGGcatcttcctcctctctgtgAGGGGCTGTGAATCACGGACACACGGGACCCCAGCAGCCAAAACTTTTCAAGGCAGAAGTTGGAGATGtgggtgtgtgcacacgtgtgtgtgacttagtcttcctttttctgtgcgtgtgcctgtgtgtgtgtgtgtgtgtgtgtatgtgatagTCTTCCTTTTTCTGTCAAGTCTTCCCTTGGCCTGGGGTCCTCCTGGTGAGTCATTGGAGCTATGAAGGGGAAGGGGTTGTATCACTTTGCCTCTCCTACCCCCACCTGTCCCCAGTGTGGGTCAGCGATGTACATATGGGGGTGGGCTGGGCAGGGTGCTGTACCCCTTTGGGGGAGTCCAGAGCTCTGGAGTGGGCCTGGTCCTGCTCCTAGGGCTGTGAATGTTttcagggttggggggagggagatGGATTCTCCTGTGTGTTTGGGGCAAGGGTGGGAGGGGCCTCCCACTTGGCCCGGGGGTTCAGTGGTATTTTATACTTGTCCTCCCTTACAGGGCTGGGAAAGgttgtgtgggggggagggggagggaggaagaaagagggtgGGCATGCTGTGGATATTGCATAGCCTCTCCCAGCCCTAGGAGGAGGGCTCCTAACAGTGTAACTTATTGTGTTCTCGCGTATTTATTTGTtgtaaatatttgagtatttttatattgacgaataaaatcaagaaaatgatacTGCTATGGGAAATGTTACTGCTATAGGGATAAGACATTCGGTTAAAACCTTCTGGGCTGGACTAGCCTCACCTCCCCGTAGTTCTGGGGCAGCTGCCCCTACAGTTGTCCGTGCCTGCTTGTGCCTCTCCAGAGGGGGAATGTAGCCCAGGCTCCAGTGTTTTCCCACAGTGGTAGCTGTGGGGCTGGGAACCAGACCAGGGCCACAGCCTCTTGGGAGCCAGCTTTGGCTTCTGGCCAAAGGGAGAAGTTAGGGCATTGGGAgcaaggcaggagaggaggggcctGGCTTCTCAGAACTCTGGGAAGGGGAAGTGGCAGCTGGGGGCTGTAGGAGAGGAACTTCCTAGAAAGCTTAAGGTTGTATGGACTGGCTTGTGTGAGGACGGGGCTCCCAACTAGCCTAGGGGAAGCTTTCTGCCTATCCCTCCAGAAATGTTAGTCCTGAATGCTTCAGCTATGTGAAGTGTGGAACTTTGCTCACTACCACCCAGTGTGCGCCAAGCCACTGTCCTATGGAAGGAGTGGTACAGGGAGCCCAGATGTTTGTAAGGAAGAGAGGACCCAGCCTGGATTCTGTAGTCCATGCCCACAGATGGAGGCAGTTCAAGTGAAATGGACTCCCTACATTTGACTGGTCTGGAGGGCCTGCAGTGGCTGAAAGGGGCTGCTGCCCCGGGTGTCCTTAGCTGTAGGAAAGGGCTGTGATTTGCCGACTTCTGGGGACGCTAAGCTTCCAGCATGGTCCGTCAACCTCAGCCCAGAGGATGTTTTGATATATGAAGCCTGATACAGTAAACTAGGCCCCCACTGGAGTAGGGTTGGGCACAATGCAAGGCCCACAACCCAAGGCCCCGTTCCTGCCCTTGGGGTTTTTCTGTGCTCCTAATGGCAAAAGTCATGGCCACCTGCCTCCCATGGGTTTTCAAGAACCGCGCAGGAGGCgcgagaggagggaggggggagcgAGGTCACTGGGCCTGGGGTGGTGCAGAAAACCGGGGCGGAGGACCTGGGGCGCGCCCGGCGACTCCCTGCCCTGGGGAAACCGGTGGGCCGCAGGGGAGCCTCGGAGGGCTGGGCCCTGGCGAGCCGCCACACCCGCCCGCCGCGTCCCCACACCCTCCGGGGCTGGCGGCGGCCCGGGCGCCATCCGCCCGCGCTCTGGGTCTGGGGACCCGGCGCCCGGCCCTCGGCACTCGCTTAGCCTGGGACGCCCTCGCGCGGCCGCCGGGGAGCGCAGCGCAgccaagccccgcccccgcctgcaCTGGCCGCGGAGCTACAGCCCCGCAGAGCCGGCCTCCGAGgaccgccgcggccccgccccaggccccgccccccggccccgccccgccccgcccccggcccggccgcgcgTGCGCACAACAGCCGGGGCGGAGCGAGCTCCCGGGCCGACATGGCGTCGCCGCAGCCCTGCGCGGACGGGCCCTGCTGCTCCTGGCCGGGTGCGGCGTCCGGCGTGCAGCAGACGCTGGACGAGATGGACTTCGACAGGGGTGAGACTCCGGCTCTCGCCAGATCGTGGGaccagggagggcagagaagcGGGGCCGCGGCGCGCCTGgtgggggcgcgggcgggcggtgGGCTCACAGCCCCCTGGTCGCGGACATCCCGCGCGGGACCCGGCACGAGCTCGGCCACTAGAAACTTCGCTTCGCGCGCGGGTTGGGAAACGGGGGCCCTGGGTTCGGCAACTTTCCCAGGTGCTGGGGCGGGGCCCGGTTCCTCGGCCGGGGCGCCGCCGGGAGACTCGGGCCGGCCCGGGGGTGtgcggggtcggggtcggggggTCGGGGGTCGCAGCCACGCCGAGGCCGTGGAGCGTCAGAGGGGCCGCGCTGCGAAGGGAGCTGACGCCCTGGCCGCCCGCGTGAGCCCCGGGGTCCGGCGGCACACGTGGGCCTCGACGCAGGTGGCGTCTCTACCTTTGGGGCCCAGAGACGGAACCCTTTTACCCCATACTCCATGGAAGGAGGTGGCATTGCCTGTAAGGACAGAGTAAGGCTGAAACCCAAGTCCTCTCTTCTCGGGAAGCAGCGTGTCCTCTGTCAGGGCGGAGGCCGCTAATGCAGCACTAACTCATCAGCTGTTGGGTAGATGCTGCCGCTTTATGTGCTTTCGGATTTAATTGACTGTGAGGCAGCCGTGCACCCGCGCAGCGGCCTCCATGGCGCCTCCCTCTGGGCTGCTGAAGCAATTCCCTCTTGGGCCTTCCTGCTTCACTCCTGCCCTCCAACCGTGTTTTCTACGTTACGCAGAAGCCAGAGTAAACCTTTTGAAAGTATTAAATCAgataattttattgcttttagaatCAACTCAGATTCCCTTCATGGCCTACAAAACTGTGTGATCTAATCCCTGCCTATTCTACTTCCCTGCCTCCACTTtatttctcatccttttttttttttttttaattttatttatttattcatgagagagagagagagagaggcagagacacaggcagagggagaagcaggctccatgccgggagcccgacgtgggatcgatcccgggactccaggaccgcgcgccccaggccaaaggcaggcgccaaaccgctgagccacccagggatctcatccttttctttccccagtcGCTATGCTTCAACCACACTGGGCTTGTTTGGGTTTCTTAGGCAAGATCTCTTTCTGACTTACAGCCATGGTACTTGCTCCTTGGAATGAACTTCCTGCAACATTGAGGAACTCCTTGGTCtcactcaaatgtcacctcctccggCCCACCCACGATGAACACCCCATTCTAGTAGTTCTCAGCTGAAGGGGCCAGTTCTAACCCTTAAGGGTCTTTGGCAATGTGTAGAAacaatttcaggtttttttttttttctttttaagattttatttattcattcatgagagacgcacagagacatgggcagagagagaagcaggctccctctggggagcctgacacaagatttgatcctaggaccccaggatcaccacgaGCCAAAGGGagtgctcagccactgaactacccaggtgccccaacaatttCAGGTTATTATGGCTGGGAGGGTGCTACAGTCATCTAGAAGGTAGAGACCGGGAATGCTGGTCtatatcctacaatgcacaggacagttcCTCCTACCAAAGAATTAACTGGCCTAAAATGCCAGTCGTACTGCTGTTGAGAAAGAAACCTTACCCCTGTCCAAAGGAGTAAGGTTTCTCTGATATATTACTTCCCCTCTGTTACTCTGATATATTATCTTTCATCAAAGCAGTTTTTACCACCTGATATTactttgtttgcttattcatttattatttcccaCACATGGGAAAGATCCTTATcatgtggatcttttttttttttcttcatatctcCTCTGTGggttcattttcccttttcccaaagtatatcctttaaaagtttttttcagtGAGTATGATTCTccagctctctgtctctgtatctcctAACTGGTAACTTAGTAGGGTGTAAAATTCTAAACTGACAATTACTTTTTCCCTCTCAAACCTTtggaaatattatttatcttctttttctgctACTACTGTTAATAATTCtgctgggggtgtctgggtggctcagtcaggagaacaaatgactcttggtttcaaggTTGttagtttgagccccacattgggtatagaaattactaaaaaaaaaaaaatgttttaaaaaaatttaggagcacctggatggctcagttggaagtgcatgcaactcttgatcctagGGTTGTAAATTCAACCCCACATTGGACGTAGagattactaagaaaaataagtaaagggatccctgggtggcgcagcggtttggcgcctgcctttggcccagggcgcgatcctggagacccgggatcaaatcccacgtcaggctcctggtgcttggagcctgcttctccctctgcctatgtctctgcctctctctctctctctgtgactatcataaataataaataaaagaaaaaaaaaaaaaaaaaaaaaaaaaaaaaaaaagaaaaataagtaaacatttttttaaaatcctgataaTCTGATTATGATTCTTTAGTGACtcatgatcttttctttttggtaacttAAATGTTCTCTTTATTCCTGATGTTTGGTCATTTTACCATGGTAGATTTGTTTTGAT
Proteins encoded in this region:
- the SEMA4C gene encoding semaphorin-4C — its product is MAPHWAVWLLAVGLWGLGIGAEMWWNLVPRKTVSSGELATVVRRFSQSGTQDFLTLTLTEQTGLLYVGAREALFVFSVEALELQGAISWEAPAEKKAECIQKGKSNQTECFNFIRFLQPYNTSHLYVCGTYAFQPKCTYIDMLTFTLERGEFEDGKGKCPYDPAKGHTGLLVDGELYSATLNNFLGTEPVILRNMGPHHSMKTEYLAFWLNEPHFVGSAYIPESVGSFTGDDDKVYFFFSERAVEYDCYAEQVVARVARVCKGDMGGARTLQRKWTTFLKARLVCSAPDWQLYFNQLQALHTLQEASWHNTTFFGVFRARWGDVDMSAVCEYQLEEIQRVFEGPYKEYREQAQKWGRYTDPVPSPRPGSCINNWHRRHGYTSSLELPDNTLNFIKKHPLMEEQVGPRWNRPLLVKKDTNFTHLVADRVTGLDGATYTVLFIGTGGGWLLKAVSLGSWVHLIEELQVFDQEPVESLVLSRSKKLLFAGSRSQLVQLPLADCVKYRSCADCVLARDPYCAWSVNASRCIAVGGHSGSLLIQHVAVSDTSGICNLRGNKKVRLIPKNITVVAGTDLVLPCRLSSNLAHARWTFGGRDLPAEQPGSFLYDPRLQALVVMAAQPRHAGAYHCFSEEQGARLAAEGYLVAVVAGPSVTLEARAPLENLGLVWLAVVALGAVCLVLLLLVLSLRRRLREELEKGAKAAERTLVYPLELPKEPTSPPFRPGPETDEKLWDPVGYYYSDGSLKIVPGHARCQPGGAPPSPPPGIPGQPLPSPTRLHLGGGRNSNANGYVRLQLGGEDRGGLGHPLPELADELRRKLQQRQPLPDSNPEESSV